In Nicotiana tabacum cultivar K326 chromosome 21, ASM71507v2, whole genome shotgun sequence, one DNA window encodes the following:
- the LOC142175312 gene encoding uncharacterized protein LOC142175312 → MNAMIWNIRSVNTKRAFERLITMHRQHNFQFIGLMEPMQQSRKLDRYRRRIGFAQAIVNTSNKIWVLFYVKYDVTILMDMVQPLTVKLVDTEDNKEFILTLVYAKYDAVEQIELWDSMYALVVDMTIPWLVGGDFNVIWDEEEKFGGLPVHINEVDEFRHCVNTCNLFDLGFKGRIFTWWNVCAEEDCIFKRLDRCLANMELQQIWPGMEIIHLSKIGLDLSPMLLNFNPNTVPVKKAFRFLNLWTKHDTFLDVVKENWITDFHANPFILFKYKLKKLEKDLSIWSKATYGDIFQQLSSLEEVVKVHETQFEMSPTIQNGETSKSSGRIVQFWKQK, encoded by the coding sequence ATGAATGCTATGATTTGGAATATTAGATCGGTGAACACAAAGAGAGCTTTTGAAAGGCTTATAACAATGCATAGACAACATAATTTCCAGTTTATTGGCTTGATGGAACCGATGCAACAGAGTAGAAAACTAGATAGATATAGGAGGAGAATTGGCTTTGCTCAAGCTATTGTCAATACCTCAAACAAAATCTGGGTATTGTTTTATGTGAAATATGATGTTACAATCTTGATGGACATGGTGCAACCATTGACTGTGAAGTTAGTAGATACTGAGGATAATAAAGAATTTATTCTTACCCTCGTTTATGCTAAATATGATGCAGTAGAACAAATAGAGCTTTGGGACTCCATGTACGCATTGGTAGTAGACATGACAATCCCTTGGCTCGTTGGTGGAGATTTTAATGTCATTTGGGATGAGGAGGAAAAATTTGGTGGACTGCCCGTTCATATAAATGAGGTTGATGAATTTAGGCATTGCGTGAACACATGCAATCTATTTGATTTGGGCTTCAAGGGGAGAATTTTTACATGGTGGAATGTGTGTGCTGAAGAGGATTGTATTTTTAAACGTTTGGACAGATGCTTAGCAAATATGGAGTTACAACAAATTTGGCCGGGGATGGAGATCATTCATCTGTCAAAAATTGGTTTAGATCTTAGTCCAATGCTGCTAAATTTCAATCCTAATACTGTTCCAGTCAAGAAAGCTTTCAGATTTTTAAATCTTTGGACCAAACATGACACTTTCCTGGACGTGGTGAAAGAAAACTGGATAACTGATTTTCATGCCAATCCTTTCATCTTGTTTAAATACAAGTTGAAGAAGCTGGAGAAGGACTTGTCAATTTGGAGCAAAGCCACGTATGGTGATATTTTCCAGCAGTTATCTAGCCTAGAGGAGGTGGTGAAGGTGCACGAGACACAATTTGAGATGAGTCCTACAATTCAGAATGGAGAGACTTCAAAGAGTTCAGGCAGAATTGTTCAATTTTGGAAGCAAAAATAA